The following are encoded together in the Oryzias melastigma strain HK-1 linkage group LG17, ASM292280v2, whole genome shotgun sequence genome:
- the fam131a gene encoding protein FAM131A, with the protein MIPKSGKSPADSRKSVGIHEFAALARSSLNGISQAVRDHVTKPTSLAQGRVAHLIEWKGWPKPAGPPAGAQSQLSSYSHLTEGEKEARFAAGVAEQFAIAEAKLRAWASLDDEDEEDSNDEDCHSNRQTCSVSSQSLDPAESSPISGLTYQPKTQDDEAPTFDCPLGSSTSRPPTLNDLHSSDTASPTLPSSFLEEEEERLEGFEEQLAPLHVQRNEICIHSKPEWRPRARSSRFDSCYSTSHSESPGEDEEEDEEEEGSVFQEFRVWHCSPRGFFSDRASSGVASFEEEEEIDQEKKEEK; encoded by the exons ATGATTCCCAAATCCGGAAAATCTCCAGCAGACTCACGGAAAAGTGTCGGCATCCATGAGTTTGCGGCGCTTGCCAGATCCTCCCTGAACG GAATTTCTCAAGCCGTTAGGGACCATGTGACGAAGCCCACCTCGCTGGCTCAGGGCCGGGTCGCCCATCTCATCGAGTGGAAGGGTTGGCCCAAACCGGCAGGTCCTCCGGCGGGCGCCCAGTCCCAGCTGAGCTCCTACAGCCACCTGACAGAAGGAGAGAAAGAGGCTCGATTTGCAGCAG GCGTGGCTGAGCAGTTCGCCATCGCCGAGGCGAAGCTGCGAGCCTGGGCCTCTCTGGAtgatgaagacgaggaggacTCCAATGATGAAGACTGTCACTCTAACAGACAGACCTGCAGCGTGTCGAGTCAGAGCTTAG acCCCGCCGAGTCCAGTCCTATCAGCGGGCTCACATATCAGCCTAAGACTCAAGATGATGAGGCACCAACCTTCGACTGTCCTCTGGGCTCCAGCACCAGCAGACCTCCGACTCTCAATGACCTGCATTCATCCGACACCGCCTCGCCCACCTTACCCAGCTCCtttctggaggaggaggaagaaaggcTGGAGGGTTTTGAGGAGCAGCTCGCTCCTCTGCACGTACAGCGCAACGAGATCTGCATCCATAGCAAGCCGGAGTGGAGGCCCCGAGCCAGGAGCAGCAGGTTCGACTCCTGCTACTCCACCTCTCACTCCGAGTCTCCgggagaggatgaggaggaggacgaagaggaggagggcAGTGTGTTTCAGGAGTTTCGCGTTTGGCATTGCAGCCCGAGAGGATTCTTCTCCGACAGGGCGTCTTCAGGAGTGGCGTCGttcgaggaggaagaggagataGATCAGGAAAAGAaggaagagaaataa